The following are from one region of the Aquirufa lenticrescens genome:
- a CDS encoding aminopeptidase P family protein, whose translation MRYTPFSAELFKKNRAKLYEQLPPKSIVVISSNDIMPTNADGTMGFRQNSDLFYLSGLDQEETFLILYPDAPEAQWREIAFVRETSELIEIWEGHKYTKEEATQTSGIKNIQWSSNFESLLKTLVYSANHIYLTDNEHLRKASVVQTQNARLGINIRNTYPNHAIGRLAPILSDLRMQKEPEELQALQVACDITDKGFRRVLNFTKPGVTEYEIEAEFIHEFTRNRSEGFAYTPIIASGANACVLHYIDNALPCKDGDLLLLDVGASYANYNADMTRTIPVNGRFTTRQKQVYQAVHSVLKYASEIMQPGVFWVDYQKEVERFMEGQLIDLGLFSRADVEKQNPASPLFKKYFMHGVAHHLGLDVHDVWDKYKPFQEGMVLTCEPGIYIQEEGLGIRLENNLVIQSGTNINLMKNIPLDCEEIEDLMNQ comes from the coding sequence ATGAGATATACTCCATTTTCAGCTGAATTATTCAAGAAGAATAGAGCGAAGTTGTATGAACAATTGCCGCCAAAATCCATTGTCGTTATCAGTTCAAATGACATCATGCCCACGAATGCCGATGGGACGATGGGATTCAGACAAAACAGCGATTTATTTTATCTCTCAGGTTTAGATCAAGAAGAGACCTTTTTAATCCTATATCCAGATGCTCCGGAAGCACAATGGAGAGAAATTGCTTTTGTTCGCGAGACATCTGAATTAATTGAAATTTGGGAAGGACATAAATATACCAAAGAAGAGGCGACTCAAACTTCCGGGATTAAGAACATCCAATGGTCTTCTAATTTTGAATCACTTCTTAAAACCTTGGTTTATTCTGCAAATCATATCTATTTAACGGATAACGAACATTTACGTAAGGCTTCAGTGGTTCAGACGCAGAATGCTCGCTTAGGTATAAACATCAGAAATACGTATCCTAATCACGCCATAGGTCGCCTCGCTCCTATTTTGAGTGATTTAAGAATGCAAAAAGAACCGGAAGAATTACAGGCACTGCAAGTGGCATGTGATATTACGGATAAAGGATTTAGACGCGTTTTGAATTTTACCAAACCGGGTGTAACTGAATACGAAATCGAGGCAGAATTCATTCACGAATTCACACGTAATCGTTCCGAGGGTTTTGCTTACACGCCTATTATTGCTTCTGGCGCTAATGCTTGTGTGCTTCATTACATCGACAATGCACTACCTTGCAAGGATGGAGATCTACTTTTATTAGACGTAGGAGCCTCCTATGCTAATTACAATGCAGATATGACGCGTACGATTCCGGTGAATGGTCGGTTTACAACTCGTCAAAAACAGGTATATCAAGCAGTACATTCCGTATTAAAATATGCAAGCGAAATTATGCAGCCGGGTGTGTTTTGGGTAGATTACCAAAAAGAAGTCGAACGATTCATGGAAGGTCAATTAATCGATCTAGGTTTATTCTCCCGTGCTGATGTAGAAAAACAAAATCCAGCAAGCCCCTTGTTTAAAAAATACTTTATGCACGGAGTTGCGCATCATTTAGGGCTAGATGTACACGATGTTTGGGATAAATACAAACCTTTTCAAGAGGGAATGGTTCTTACCTGTGAGCCTGGTATATATATACAGGAGGAAGGATTAGGGATTAGATTAGAGAACAACCTAGTCATCCAATCAGGTACGAATATCAATCTGATGAAGAATATTCCGTTAGATTGTGAGGAAATTGAAGATTTAATGAATCAATAA
- the lepA gene encoding translation elongation factor 4, with protein sequence MKHLRNFCIIAHIDHGKSTLADRLIEFTNTVQKRDMMNQLLDDMDLERERGITIKSHAIQMQYPKDGELYTFNLIDTPGHVDFSYEVSRSIAACEGALLIVDASQGIEAQTISNLYLAISHDLEIIPVLNKIDLPGAMPEEVSDQIIDLIGCKKEDIIHASGKEGIGIQDILDAVVERIPAPKGEQAAPLQALIFDSTFNSYRGIEVIFRVYNGEIRKGDKVKFINTGKEYYADEIGTLGLEQEPKQIIKTGDVGYLISGIKEAKEVKVGDTITHVANPTLSAIQGFEEVKPMVFAGIYPVETSEFEDLRDAMEKLQLNDASLVWEPETSAALGFGFRCGFLGMLHMEIVQERLEREFDMTVITTVPSVKFKVITTANEELWVSAPADLPEPNLINIIEEPYIKAQIITKSEYTGVIMSLCMDKRGILVNQIYLTTDRVELTFDMPLSEVVFDFFDRLKTISRGYASLDYEYKDYEPGEMVKLDIMLNGDKVDALSAIVHRDKAYDWGKRLCEKLRELIPRQQFEIAIQAAIGQKIIARETVKALRKDVLAKCYGGDISRKRKLLEKQKKGKKRMRQVGNVEIPQEAFMAVLKLD encoded by the coding sequence ATGAAACACCTGCGTAATTTTTGCATTATTGCCCATATCGACCACGGTAAAAGTACACTAGCCGATCGATTAATTGAATTCACCAATACCGTTCAAAAGCGCGATATGATGAATCAATTGCTCGATGATATGGATTTAGAGCGTGAACGCGGTATTACCATTAAGTCTCACGCGATTCAAATGCAATACCCTAAAGATGGGGAGTTGTATACGTTTAATTTGATTGACACGCCAGGGCACGTCGATTTCTCTTATGAGGTGTCTCGTTCCATTGCGGCATGCGAAGGTGCTTTGCTAATTGTAGATGCATCCCAAGGTATAGAGGCGCAGACTATTTCCAATTTATACTTGGCTATCAGCCACGATTTAGAAATTATTCCTGTCTTAAATAAAATCGATTTACCAGGAGCAATGCCTGAAGAGGTGTCAGACCAAATTATCGATCTTATTGGATGCAAAAAAGAAGATATTATTCATGCTTCTGGCAAGGAAGGGATCGGTATTCAAGACATTCTTGATGCGGTAGTAGAACGTATTCCTGCCCCCAAAGGTGAACAAGCAGCGCCATTACAAGCCTTAATCTTTGATTCTACCTTTAATTCCTACCGTGGTATCGAAGTAATTTTCCGTGTGTACAATGGGGAAATCAGAAAAGGAGATAAAGTAAAGTTCATCAATACAGGTAAAGAATATTACGCAGATGAAATTGGTACGCTTGGGTTAGAACAAGAACCTAAACAAATCATCAAAACCGGTGACGTAGGTTATCTAATTTCAGGTATTAAAGAGGCTAAAGAAGTAAAAGTGGGTGATACTATCACGCACGTAGCTAATCCTACCCTATCAGCCATCCAAGGTTTCGAAGAAGTAAAGCCGATGGTTTTCGCCGGAATTTATCCCGTAGAAACTTCGGAATTCGAGGATTTACGCGATGCAATGGAGAAGCTACAGTTAAATGATGCTTCTTTAGTGTGGGAACCTGAAACTTCGGCTGCCTTAGGTTTCGGATTCCGTTGTGGTTTCTTAGGCATGTTGCACATGGAAATTGTGCAAGAACGTTTAGAACGTGAGTTTGATATGACGGTAATCACTACGGTACCATCCGTTAAATTCAAGGTGATTACGACCGCAAATGAAGAATTATGGGTATCTGCACCTGCTGATTTACCAGAACCCAATTTGATAAACATCATTGAAGAACCTTATATTAAGGCACAAATTATTACCAAATCCGAGTATACAGGGGTGATTATGAGCCTTTGTATGGATAAGCGTGGTATTTTAGTGAATCAAATCTACCTAACGACAGATCGCGTTGAATTAACGTTTGATATGCCTTTGTCTGAGGTGGTATTTGACTTTTTTGATCGTTTAAAGACGATTTCGAGAGGTTATGCCTCACTAGATTACGAATACAAAGATTACGAGCCAGGTGAAATGGTGAAGCTGGACATCATGTTAAATGGTGATAAAGTGGATGCCTTATCAGCTATTGTACACCGTGACAAGGCGTATGACTGGGGCAAACGCTTGTGTGAAAAATTACGTGAATTGATTCCAAGACAGCAATTTGAAATTGCGATTCAGGCAGCGATTGGACAGAAAATCATTGCACGTGAGACGGTGAAGGCGTTGCGTAAGGATGTTTTGGCCAAATGTTATGGTGGTGACATCTCGCGTAAACGTAAATTATTAGAGAAGCAGAAAAAAGGGAAGAAACGTATGCGCCAAGTGGGTAACGTAGAAATTCCACAAGAGGCATTTATGGCGGTTCTTAAACTAGATTAA
- a CDS encoding pyruvate dehydrogenase complex dihydrolipoamide acetyltransferase translates to MAEIIRMPKMSDTMLEGVIANWLKKEGDVIKSGDIIAEVETDKATMELENYEDGTLLYIGVKVGEAVPVDGIIAIVGTPGEDYSALLAAPAAATSQAPVAAAPVSQAPAATPAIDLSGVKAVAVRMPKMSDTMIEGVIAKWLKAVGDVIKNGDIIAEVETDKATMELENYEDGTLLYIGAKEGQGVIVDGIIAIVGEPGTNYQLILDAEATPKASSPAPAPAAPVAAPVASAPAPVVTKAPVAEEKTASKPGAELKASPLARALAKEKGYNLNWITGTGEGGRITKADVEEYNPNSGGANANFTGGVESFEDIPNSQMRKTIARRLSESKFSAPEFYLTMEINMDKAMEARVSMNEVLPVKISFNDMVIKATALSLAKHPKVNSYWMEDRIRVNKHVHIGMAVAVEDGLLVPVIRFASEKSIAQISAEAKDLGAKAKGKLLQPKDWEGNTFTVSNLGMFGIDQFTSIINSPESCILAVGGIKETVGVKNGQFYATNIMKLTLTCDHRVVDGATGAAFLLTLKQYLEDPIKMFL, encoded by the coding sequence ATGGCTGAAATTATTAGAATGCCCAAGATGAGCGACACGATGTTAGAAGGTGTGATCGCTAATTGGCTTAAAAAAGAAGGTGACGTTATTAAATCTGGTGACATTATTGCGGAAGTCGAGACTGACAAAGCGACAATGGAACTGGAGAATTACGAAGACGGTACTTTATTATATATCGGTGTAAAAGTAGGAGAAGCGGTTCCAGTAGATGGAATTATTGCAATCGTTGGTACACCTGGTGAAGATTATTCAGCTCTTTTAGCTGCACCTGCAGCCGCTACATCTCAAGCTCCAGTAGCAGCTGCTCCTGTATCGCAAGCGCCGGCTGCAACTCCTGCCATTGATTTAAGTGGTGTAAAAGCAGTGGCAGTTCGTATGCCTAAAATGAGTGATACCATGATCGAGGGTGTCATTGCTAAATGGTTAAAAGCCGTAGGCGATGTAATCAAGAATGGAGATATCATTGCGGAAGTAGAAACAGATAAAGCAACGATGGAATTAGAGAACTATGAAGATGGTACTCTATTGTATATTGGTGCAAAAGAAGGACAAGGCGTTATTGTAGATGGTATTATTGCCATTGTAGGTGAACCAGGTACTAATTATCAATTAATTCTGGATGCAGAGGCGACTCCTAAAGCATCCTCTCCTGCACCAGCGCCAGCGGCTCCTGTAGCTGCACCGGTAGCGAGTGCTCCGGCACCTGTAGTAACTAAAGCTCCTGTGGCGGAAGAAAAAACGGCTTCTAAGCCAGGTGCAGAATTGAAGGCTAGTCCTTTAGCTCGTGCTTTGGCAAAAGAAAAAGGATATAACTTAAACTGGATCACAGGAACGGGAGAAGGTGGTCGTATCACGAAAGCTGACGTGGAAGAGTACAATCCTAATTCAGGAGGAGCAAACGCAAACTTCACAGGCGGTGTGGAAAGCTTCGAAGACATTCCGAACAGCCAAATGCGCAAAACCATTGCGCGCCGTTTATCTGAATCTAAATTCAGCGCTCCTGAATTCTATCTTACGATGGAAATCAATATGGACAAAGCGATGGAGGCTCGTGTTAGCATGAATGAAGTTTTACCTGTTAAGATATCATTCAATGACATGGTGATTAAGGCTACTGCCCTATCCTTAGCAAAACATCCTAAAGTGAATTCTTACTGGATGGAAGATCGTATCCGTGTTAACAAACACGTACACATCGGTATGGCGGTTGCGGTTGAAGACGGCTTACTAGTGCCAGTTATCCGTTTTGCTTCAGAAAAATCCATTGCTCAAATCTCTGCTGAGGCAAAAGATTTAGGTGCTAAAGCGAAAGGTAAATTATTGCAACCGAAAGATTGGGAAGGAAACACGTTTACTGTTTCTAACTTAGGTATGTTCGGTATTGATCAGTTTACCTCTATCATTAACTCACCCGAATCTTGTATTCTAGCGGTGGGTGGAATTAAAGAAACGGTAGGTGTTAAGAATGGTCAATTCTATGCAACGAACATTATGAAATTAACGTTGACTTGTGATCATCGCGTGGTAGATGGTGCAACAGGAGCTGCATTCCTGTTAACCCTAAAACAATACCTAGAGGACCCAATCAAAATGTTTTTATAA